Proteins encoded in a region of the Corvus hawaiiensis isolate bCorHaw1 chromosome 18, bCorHaw1.pri.cur, whole genome shotgun sequence genome:
- the DHX37 gene encoding probable ATP-dependent RNA helicase DHX37, translated as MGRARRRHNWKARLPQGPAPPPAAEPLELPLELPLELGDGATLKGIDESNALVLPAKKAKKKKVVCVVQQQKKPLSKKQKKNLQKVLEQKEKKKQRAELLSKLNEVQASEAEMKLLFTTSKLGIGERMYQAKRVTQEPRTDVPEKIRSISGANKRRHSSGSESEPEEEPSSSEEEEEEQKQDTEKSSASAVNAAEKPEGGVGKAGAEQPPAGPGAPAPQTAANKAPCKPAVFIPVDRTPEIQEARLKLPILAEEQVVMEAINENPIVIICGETGSGKTTQVPQFLYEAGYASCSGTIGITEPRRVAAVSMSQRVAKEMNLSHRVVSYQIRYEGNVTDETRIKFMTDGVLLKEIQKDFLLSKYKVIIIDEAHERSMYTDILIGLLSRIVPLRQKKGLPLKLIIMSATLRVEDFTDNTRLFSVKPPVIQVDARQFPVTVHFNKKTPLDDYSGECFRKVCKIHRMLPAGGILVFLTGQAEVHSLCRRLRKAFPYQKNNTAGGEDDKEDSVEEIRKFKKSRKRRKVLTLPKIDLNNYSVVPVDEGDEDRDIDSDDDAAGSDLDLDLGDGDSEEEEKSDSSLPLYVLPLYSLLAPEKQAKVFRAPPPGTRLCVVATNVAETSLTIPGIKYVVDCGKVKKRFYDRITGVSSFRVTWISQASANQRAGRAGRTEPGHCYRLYSSAVFMDFEKFSAPEITKRPVEDLILQMKALNIEKVINFPFPTPPPTEALAAAEELLIALGALKEPPMTGRLKQQLAAKLSCPISPLGRVMATFPVAPRYAKMLALSRQHHCLPYSITIVSAMTVRELFEEFDRPAVSEEEAAELKGKRARFLQMQKVWAGQGPMQKLGDLMVMLGAVGACEYAGCTRKFCEENGLRYKAMLEIRRLRGQLTTAVNSVCTDAGLYVDPKMKPPTEAQVTYLRQIVLAGLGDHVARRVQAEELLDDKWKNAYKTALLEDPVFIHPSSVLFKELPEFVVYQEIVETTKLYMKGVSAVEPEWIPALLPPYCHFGKPLENPPPSYCPGTGRVRCHRPSVFYRVGWQLPAVEVDYPEGIDRYKHFARFLLEGKVIKKLSSYSQCLLSSPLIMLKTWSKLQPRTEALLQALVKENCDNRDALLAAWKKNPKYLLAAYRQWVPEAMHQDLALKWPPVAQ; from the exons ATGGGCCGAGCGCGCCGCCGGCACAACTGGAAGGCCCGGCTGCCGCagggccccgcgccgccgcccgccgccgagccgctggagctgcccctggagctgcccctggagctgggag ATGGAGCAACGCTGAAGGGAATTGACGAAAGTAATGCCCTGGTCCTGccagcaaaaaaagcaaagaagaagaaagtcgTGTGTGTTGtgcaacagcagaagaaacccCTGagcaagaaacagaagaaaaacctgcagaaagttttggagcagaaggaaaagaaaaaacag CgagctgagctgctgagcaAGCTGAACGAGGTCCAGGCCTCTGAGGCAGAAATGAAACTCCTGTTCACTACTTCCAAACTGGGGATCGGGGAGCGCATGTATCAGGCTAAAAG GGTGACACAGGAGCCGAGGACTGATGTCCCTGAGAAGATCAGGAGCATCAGTGGTGCAAACAAGAGAAGGCACAGCTCAGGGTCAGAATCGGAGCCTGAGGAagagcccagcagctctgaggaggaggaggaagagcagaaacAAGATACTGAGAAGTCCTCAGCCAGTGCTGTGAATGCTGCTGAGAAGCCAGAGGGAGGAGTGGGGaaggcaggggctgagcagccGCCAGCTGGTCCCGGTGCCCCAGCTCCCCAGACAGCCGCCAACAAAGCACCCTGCAAGCCTGCAGTGTTCATCCCTGTGGACAGGACTCCTGAGATTCAG GAAGCAAGGCTGAAGCTTCCAATCCTTGCTGAGGAGCAAGTGGTCATGGAAGCCATTAATGAGAATCCCATCGTGATCATATGTGGAGAGACGGGAAGCGGCAAAACCACACAAGTGCCTCAGTTCCTCTATGAAGCTGGATATGCCAG TTGCAGTGGCACCATCGGGATCACGGAGCCTCGGCGCGTAGCTGCGGTGTCCATGTCCCAGAGAGTCGCCAAGGAGATGAACCTGTCTCACAG AGTGGTTTCGTATCAAATCCGATATGAGGGGAACGTTACGGATGAAACGCGGATCAAGTTCATGACGGATGGTGTGCTGCTCAAAGAGATACAGAAG GACTTTCTGCTTTCAAAGTACAAAGTCATCATCATTGATGAAGCCCACGAGAGGAGCATGTACACAGATATCCTGATAGGGCTCTTGTCTCGCATCGTGCCCCTGCGTCAGAAG AAAGGGCTGCCCCTGAAGCTGATCATCATGTCTGCAACTCTGCGAGTGGAGGATTTCACTGACAACACCAGGCTGTTCTCTGTTAAACCTCCTGTCATCCAG GTAGATGCAAGGCAATTCCCTGTCACTGTTCATTTCAACAAGAAAACCCCTCTGGATGACTACAGTGGGGAGTGCTTCAGGAAGGTGTGTAAAATCCATCGGATGCTGCCTGCAG gTGGGATTTTGGTGTTTTTAACAGGCCAGGCAGAAGTTCACTCTCTCTGTAGAAGACTAAGAAAAGCCTTCCCAtaccaaaaaaacaacactgCAG GAGGAGAGGATGACAAAGAAGACTCGGTGGAAGAAATCAGGAAATTTAAGAAAtcgaggaagaggaggaaagttCTG ACACTCCCCAAAATTGACCTGAACAATTACTCTGTGGTGCCAGTGGATGAAGGAGATGAAGACAGAGACATTGACAGTGATGATGATGCTGCAGGCTCCGACCTTGACCTGGATTTAGGAGATGGAGACTCAGAAGAAG AGGAGAAATCCGATTCATCCCTGCCACTGTATGTGCTCCCACTCTATTCCTTGCTGGCACCAGAGAAACAGGCAAAG GTGTTCAGGGCTCCTCCTCCTGGCACCAGGCTCTGCGTCGTGGCCACCAACGTGGCTGAGACATCCCTCACCATCCCAGGCATCAAATACGTGGTGGACTGTGGGAAGGTCAAGAAACGTTTCTATGACAGAATCACGGGGGTCTCGTCCTTCAGGGTCACCTGGATCTCCCAGGCCTCGGCCAACCagcgggcgggccgggccggccgcACCGAGCCAGGCCACTGCTACAG GTTATACTCTTCAGCAGTTTTCATGGACTTTGAGAAGTTCTCTGCTCCAGAAATAACAAAGCGACCGGTGGAAGACTTGATTCTGCAAATGAAGGCATTGAATATAGAAAAG GTAATCAACTTCCCGTTCCCAACACCGCCTCCCACGGAagcacttgcagcagctgaggagttGCTGATAGCCCTGGGTGCCCTAAAGGAGCCCCCTATGACAGGAAG gctgaagcagcagctggcagcgAAGCTGAGCTGCCCCATCAGTCCCCTGGGCAGAGTAATGGCCACTTTTCCTGTAGCCCCCCGCTATGCAAAGATGTTGGCGTTGAGCAGGCAGCACCACTGCCTGCCCTACAGCATCACCATCGTGTCTGCCATGACTGTCagggagctctttgaggagttTGACAG GCCAGCAGTGAGTGAGGAAGAGGCAGCCGAGCTGAAGGGGAAGAGAGCGAGGTTTTTACAGATGCAGAAGgtctgggctgggcaggggccgATGCAGAAGCTGGGGGATCTCATGGTGATGTTAG gagcAGTGGGGGCCTGTGAATATGCTGGATGCACCCGTAagttctgtgaagaaaatgggCTCAGGTACAAAGCCATGCTGGAAATCCGGCGCCTGAGAGGACAGCTGACCACGGCAG TGAATTCGGTCTGCACGGATGCTGGGCTCTACGTTGACCCAAAGATGAAGCCCCCAACAGAAGCTCAAGTGACCTACCTGAGGCAGAttgtgctggcagggctgggggatcACGTTGCCCGAAGGGTTCAGGCAGAGGAGCTCCTGGATGACAAGTGGAAAAATGCCTACAAG ACTGCACTCCTGGAGGACCCAGTGTTCATCCACCCAAGCTCAGTCCTCTTCAAAGAACTCCCAGAGTTTGTGGTGTACCAAGAAATTGTAGAGACTACAAAGCTGTACATGAAAG GTGTGTCTGCAGTCGAACCCGAGTGgattcctgccctgctgccaccatACTGCCACTTTGGGAAGCCTCTGGAAAATCCTCCTCCCTCCTACTGCCCTGGAACGGGCCGAGTTCGCTGTCACAGGCCCAGTGTCTTCT ACCGTGTGGGCTGGCAGCTTCCTGCTGTGGAAGTCGATTACCCCGAAGGAATTGATCGCTACAAACACTTTGCCAGGTTCCTGCTGGAAGGAAAG GTCATTAAAAAGCTGAGCTCCTACAGCCAGTGCCTGCTGTCCAGTCCCCTCATCATGCTAAAGACATGGTCCAA
- the LOC125335505 gene encoding BRI3-binding protein, with amino-acid sequence MAAARRVQLAGPLLLLLLLLLLAAAGPGARAARGRGADRQNSLRRAASGLYQGVSGLFGEDNVRALQKFFSRLTERFVNGVDVLMDTFWRIWTDLLDVLGIDASNLTHYFSPAAIANNPTRALLLIGAILLAYWFLSLFLGFFFYLLHMLFGRFFWIARVALFTLSCVYILQKYEGDPEHAVLPLCFVVAVYFMTGPVGFYWRRNSNSSLEEKMDHLDSQIRLLNIRLSRVIENLDRGSEQ; translated from the exons atggcggcggcgcggcgggtgCAGCTGGCGgggccgctgctgctgctgctgctgctgctgctgctcgctgcggcggggcccggcgctCGGGccgcgcggggccgcggggccgaCCGCCAGAACAGCCTCCGCCGCGCCGCCAGCGGCCTCTACCAGGGCGTCAGCGGCCTCTTCGGCGAGGACAACGTGCGGGCCCTGCAGAAG tttttctCAAGGTTGACAGAGAGGTTTGTGAATGGGGTGGATGTATTAATGGACACATTCTGGAGAATATGGACTGATTTGTTAGATGTTCTTGGAATTGATG ccTCCAACCTGACTCACTAtttcagcccagcagcaattGCCAACAACCCGACCCGCGCCCTCCTGCTGATCGGTGCCATTTTACTGGCCTATTGGTTTTTATCTCTCTTCCTTGGATTCTTCTTCTATCTCCTGCACATGCTGTTTGGCCGCTTCTTCTGGATCGCCAGGGTCGCGCTGTTCACGCTGTCGTGCGTCTACATCCTGCAGAAGTACGAGGGCGACCCGGAGCACGCCGTGCTGCCGCTCTGCTTCGTCGTGGCCGTCTACTTCATGACGGGGCCCGTTGGGTTTTACTGGAGaagaaacagcaacagcagcctggaggagaaGATGGACCACCTGGATAGTCAGATCAGACTGCTGAACATCCGCCTTTCCAGGGTGATTGAGAACCTGGACAGGGGCAGTGAGCAATGA